Proteins from a genomic interval of Agrococcus sp. ARC_14:
- a CDS encoding ATP-dependent Clp protease ATP-binding subunit, with the protein MFERFTDRARRVVVLAQEEAKLLNHNYIGTEHILLGLIHEGDGVAAKALEQLGISLDAVRAQVQDMIGTGSQQTSGHIPFTPRAKKVLELSLREALQLGHNYIGTEHVLLGLIREGEGVAAQVLVKLGADLNRVRQTVNQLLAGYQGKESTTVGGDAPQQTDAKGSQILDQFGLNLTQAARDGKLDPVIGREKEIERVMQILSRRSKNNPVLIGEPGVGKTAVVEGLAQAIIKGEVPETLKDKQVYTLDLGSLIAGSRYRGDFEERLKKVTKEIRTRGDIITFIDEIHTLVGAGAAEGAIDAANILKPLLARGELQTIGATTLDEYRKHFEKDAALERRFQPIQVNEPSVAHTINILKGLRDRYESHHKITITDGALVAAANLADRYVQDRFLPDKAIDLIDEGGARLRLSILSAPPELREFDEKIADVRTRKEGAIEGQDFEAAARLRDEEKELLGERLRLEKKWRSGDGGPTGVLDEGVIAEVLANATGIPVFKLTEEESARLVFMEKALHQRVIGQEEAVSVLAKTIRRQRAGLKDPRRPGGSFIFAGPTGVGKTELAKALAEFLFDDEDALISLDMSEYSEKHTVSRLFGAPPGFVGFEEGGQLTEKVRRKPFSVVLFDEIEKAHVDIFNSLLQILEEGRLTDGQGRVVDFKNTVIIMTTNLGTKDISGGPVGFVLEGSSHNDYEAMRGKVREELKKNFKPEFLNRVDEMIVFPQLDPEELLQIVDLFIARLSERLLDRDMTIELTVDAKRRLTTIGHDPALGARPLRRAVQHEIEDVLSEKILHGELGAGEHVRVDFVDGAFVFTHTSPESSTSELEPADA; encoded by the coding sequence ATGTTCGAGAGATTCACTGACCGCGCTCGTCGGGTCGTGGTGCTCGCCCAAGAAGAGGCGAAGCTGCTCAACCACAACTACATCGGCACGGAGCACATCCTGCTCGGCCTCATCCACGAGGGCGACGGTGTCGCCGCGAAGGCGCTCGAGCAGCTCGGCATCTCGCTCGACGCCGTGCGCGCGCAGGTGCAGGACATGATCGGCACCGGCAGCCAGCAGACGTCCGGGCACATCCCGTTCACGCCGCGCGCCAAGAAGGTGCTCGAGCTGAGCCTCCGCGAGGCGCTGCAGCTGGGCCACAACTACATCGGCACGGAGCACGTGCTCCTCGGCCTCATCCGCGAGGGCGAGGGCGTCGCAGCCCAGGTGCTCGTGAAGCTGGGCGCCGACCTCAACCGCGTGCGCCAGACGGTCAACCAGCTGCTTGCCGGGTATCAGGGCAAGGAGTCGACCACGGTCGGCGGGGACGCCCCGCAGCAGACCGACGCCAAGGGCTCGCAGATCCTCGACCAGTTCGGTCTCAACCTCACGCAGGCCGCGCGCGACGGCAAGCTCGACCCCGTCATCGGGCGCGAGAAGGAGATCGAGCGGGTCATGCAGATCCTGTCTCGCCGCTCCAAGAACAACCCGGTGCTGATCGGTGAGCCCGGCGTCGGCAAGACCGCCGTCGTCGAGGGGCTCGCGCAGGCGATCATCAAGGGCGAGGTTCCCGAGACGCTCAAGGACAAGCAGGTCTACACGCTCGACCTCGGCTCGCTGATCGCGGGCAGCCGCTACCGCGGTGACTTCGAGGAGCGCCTGAAGAAGGTGACGAAGGAGATCCGCACCCGCGGCGACATCATCACCTTCATCGACGAGATCCACACGCTCGTCGGCGCCGGTGCTGCAGAGGGCGCGATCGATGCCGCCAACATCCTGAAGCCGCTGCTCGCCCGCGGCGAGCTGCAGACGATCGGTGCGACGACGCTCGACGAGTACCGCAAGCACTTCGAGAAGGATGCTGCCCTCGAGCGCCGCTTCCAGCCCATCCAGGTGAACGAGCCGTCGGTCGCCCACACGATCAACATCCTCAAGGGTCTGCGCGACCGCTACGAGTCGCACCACAAGATCACGATCACCGACGGCGCGCTCGTCGCGGCGGCGAACCTCGCCGACCGCTACGTGCAGGATCGCTTCCTGCCCGACAAGGCGATCGACCTGATCGACGAGGGTGGCGCCCGCCTGCGGCTGTCGATCCTCTCGGCACCGCCTGAGCTGCGCGAGTTCGACGAGAAGATCGCCGACGTGCGCACCCGCAAGGAGGGCGCGATCGAGGGCCAGGACTTCGAGGCTGCTGCCCGCCTGCGCGACGAGGAGAAGGAGCTGCTCGGTGAGCGGCTGCGCCTCGAGAAGAAGTGGCGCAGCGGCGACGGTGGCCCCACCGGCGTGCTCGACGAGGGCGTGATCGCCGAGGTGCTGGCGAACGCGACCGGCATCCCGGTGTTCAAGCTCACCGAGGAGGAGTCGGCTCGCCTCGTCTTCATGGAGAAGGCGCTGCACCAGCGCGTCATCGGCCAGGAAGAGGCCGTCAGCGTGCTGGCGAAGACCATCCGCCGTCAGCGTGCCGGCCTCAAGGACCCACGCCGCCCCGGTGGCTCGTTCATCTTCGCCGGCCCCACGGGCGTCGGCAAGACCGAGCTCGCGAAGGCGCTCGCGGAGTTCCTCTTCGACGACGAGGACGCCCTGATCTCGCTCGACATGTCGGAGTACAGCGAGAAGCACACCGTCTCGCGACTCTTCGGCGCCCCTCCGGGGTTCGTCGGCTTCGAGGAGGGCGGCCAGCTCACCGAGAAGGTGCGCCGCAAGCCGTTCTCGGTCGTGCTGTTCGACGAGATCGAGAAGGCGCACGTCGACATCTTCAACTCGCTGCTGCAGATCCTCGAGGAGGGTCGCCTCACCGACGGCCAGGGCCGCGTGGTCGACTTCAAGAACACCGTCATCATCATGACGACCAACCTCGGCACCAAGGACATCTCTGGCGGCCCGGTCGGCTTCGTGCTTGAGGGGTCGAGCCACAACGACTACGAGGCGATGCGCGGCAAGGTGCGCGAGGAGCTGAAGAAGAACTTCAAGCCCGAGTTCCTCAACCGCGTCGACGAGATGATCGTCTTCCCGCAGCTCGACCCCGAGGAGCTGCTGCAGATCGTCGATCTGTTCATCGCGCGGCTCTCCGAGCGACTGCTCGACCGCGACATGACGATCGAGCTGACCGTGGACGCCAAGCGGCGCCTCACCACGATCGGGCACGACCCGGCGCTCGGTGCCCGGCCGCTGCGCCGAGCGGTGCAGCACGAGATCGAGGATGTCCTGAGCGAGAAGATCCTGCACGGCGAGCTGGGTGCGGGGGAGCACGTGAGGGTCGACTTCGTCGACGGCGCGTTCGTCTTCACGCACACGAGCCCGGAGTCGAGCACCTCGGAGCTGGAGCCGGCCGACGCCTGA
- a CDS encoding NAD(P)/FAD-dependent oxidoreductase has product MAQQDSIDVDVVIVGAGPAGLSAATALVESGRTVAVLEARDRVGGRTWTSTIDGAMLEIGGQWISPHQTVLLETIERLGLETFQRYREGESVFVDAEGSAVRFTDDFPIDAATLAELDRLIAAVEALVAEIDPDAPWDHPRARELDTVSFERWLRDQTDDLTAAHLTALFIGPAMLTKPAHAFSTLQALLMAASADGFANLLDEDEILDRRVVGGMQQVSVRMAEALGDAVHLSAPVRRIERSDDGVTVVADGVSVHGSRVIVAVPPNLITRIDVQPPLPRRQHQLHQHLSLGFVIKVHAVYDRPFWRDAGLSGTGFGPDELVHELYDNTNHEDARGTLVGFVSDEHADAAFRLTDEERRRRILESVAKYFGPEALEPVVYYESDWGSEEWTRGAYAASYDLGGLHRYGADQRQSVGPIHWACSDYAGHGYQHVDGAIRSGQQAAADVIASLA; this is encoded by the coding sequence ATGGCACAGCAGGATTCGATCGACGTCGACGTCGTGATCGTCGGGGCGGGCCCCGCCGGCCTCTCGGCCGCGACCGCTCTCGTGGAGTCTGGGCGCACCGTCGCGGTGCTCGAGGCTCGCGACCGTGTCGGCGGCCGCACCTGGACCAGCACGATCGACGGCGCGATGCTCGAGATCGGCGGCCAATGGATCTCGCCCCACCAGACCGTCCTGCTCGAGACCATCGAGCGGCTCGGCCTCGAGACCTTCCAGCGCTACCGCGAGGGCGAATCGGTGTTCGTGGATGCCGAGGGCTCGGCCGTGCGGTTCACCGACGACTTCCCGATCGACGCCGCCACCCTTGCGGAGCTCGACCGCCTGATCGCCGCCGTCGAGGCGCTCGTCGCCGAGATCGACCCGGATGCGCCGTGGGATCACCCGCGGGCGCGCGAGCTCGACACCGTCTCCTTCGAGCGCTGGCTGCGCGACCAGACCGACGACCTGACCGCCGCCCACCTGACCGCGCTGTTCATCGGCCCGGCGATGCTCACCAAGCCCGCGCATGCGTTCTCCACGCTGCAGGCGCTGCTCATGGCGGCGAGCGCCGACGGCTTCGCCAACCTGCTCGACGAGGATGAGATCCTCGACCGCCGCGTCGTCGGCGGCATGCAGCAGGTCAGCGTGCGCATGGCGGAGGCGCTCGGCGACGCCGTGCACCTCTCGGCGCCGGTGCGGCGCATCGAGCGCTCCGACGACGGCGTCACGGTCGTCGCCGACGGCGTGAGCGTGCACGGCAGCCGCGTCATCGTCGCCGTCCCGCCCAACCTCATCACCCGCATCGATGTGCAGCCGCCGCTGCCGCGCAGGCAGCACCAGCTGCACCAGCACCTCTCGCTCGGCTTCGTCATCAAGGTGCACGCCGTCTACGATCGGCCCTTCTGGCGCGACGCCGGGCTCTCGGGCACCGGCTTCGGCCCAGACGAGCTCGTGCATGAGCTCTACGACAACACGAACCACGAGGATGCCCGCGGCACGCTCGTCGGGTTCGTCTCCGACGAGCATGCGGATGCCGCGTTCCGGCTGACCGACGAGGAGCGCCGTCGGCGGATCCTCGAGTCCGTCGCGAAGTACTTCGGGCCGGAGGCGCTCGAGCCCGTCGTCTACTACGAGAGCGACTGGGGGAGCGAGGAGTGGACCCGCGGCGCCTACGCCGCCAGCTACGACCTCGGCGGCCTCCACCGCTACGGCGCCGACCAGCGCCAGAGCGTCGGCCCCATCCACTGGGCGTGCAGCGACTACGCCGGGCACGGCTACCAGCACGTCGATGGCGCCATCCGCTCCGGTCAGCAGGCCGCCGCCGACGTGATCGCGAGCCTCGCATGA
- the lysS gene encoding lysine--tRNA ligase, translated as MTETPHDSTAEPAPDHERADWVSRLADEVIAEAERRGTKPVAASGISPSGPVHLGNFREVMSPHLVVDEIQRRGLEAEHIFSWDDYDRFRKVPAGIEGVDASWAEHIGKPLTSVPAPPGSEHDSWAAHFRSAAEAGFAEAGVRYRGISQTEQYAAGAYTEQILHAMRHRREIDAILAQYRTLPAAKDDDEELQKALEASSGAAAEDDGSGGTEYYPYKPYCTSCGKDLTTIEAYDDDSTEMTYSCQCGHRETVLLREFRSGKLVWKVDWPMRWAFEQVVFEPSGVDHQSPGSSFQVGLQLAPVFGWERPLGPMYAFVGFGGVAKMSSSRGGAPTPSDALAVMEAPVLRWLYARRRMNQSFDVAFGSELQRTYDEWDALQRKATAGTAGDAELAALERATSTAHERLPETPRRVAFRTLASVVDLTFGDEAQVLRIIGGLDADDPITELDSLRPRLDRVETWVGTHMPAEEHTSVRESPDRAALDALTETERDAIRLLLDGGQGLPAIEEAWTLDGLTFQVYGVAKVQRGLEPGAMVKGDKELSAAQRAFFALLYRLLVGRETGPRIPTLLLAIGRERVRELLS; from the coding sequence GTGACCGAGACGCCCCACGACAGCACTGCCGAGCCGGCCCCCGACCACGAGCGAGCCGATTGGGTCTCGCGGCTGGCCGACGAGGTGATCGCCGAGGCCGAGCGTCGCGGGACCAAGCCCGTGGCCGCATCCGGCATCTCGCCGTCCGGCCCCGTGCACCTGGGCAACTTCCGCGAGGTGATGAGCCCGCACCTGGTCGTCGACGAGATCCAGCGGCGCGGCCTCGAGGCCGAGCACATCTTCAGCTGGGACGACTACGACCGCTTCCGCAAGGTGCCCGCCGGCATCGAGGGCGTCGACGCGTCGTGGGCCGAGCACATCGGCAAGCCGCTCACGAGCGTGCCGGCCCCTCCCGGCAGCGAGCACGACTCGTGGGCCGCGCACTTCCGCAGCGCCGCCGAGGCCGGGTTCGCCGAGGCGGGCGTGCGCTACCGCGGCATCAGCCAGACCGAGCAGTACGCCGCCGGCGCCTACACCGAGCAGATCCTGCACGCCATGCGCCACCGCCGCGAGATCGACGCGATCCTGGCGCAGTACCGCACGCTGCCCGCCGCCAAGGATGACGACGAGGAGCTGCAGAAGGCGCTCGAGGCGTCGTCGGGCGCGGCCGCCGAGGACGACGGCTCCGGCGGCACCGAGTACTACCCCTACAAGCCCTACTGCACGAGCTGCGGCAAGGACCTCACCACCATCGAGGCCTACGACGACGACTCGACCGAGATGACCTACTCGTGCCAGTGCGGGCACCGCGAGACGGTGCTGCTGCGCGAGTTCCGCTCCGGCAAGCTGGTCTGGAAGGTCGACTGGCCGATGCGCTGGGCCTTCGAGCAGGTCGTGTTCGAGCCCAGCGGCGTCGACCACCAGAGCCCCGGCTCCTCCTTCCAGGTGGGCCTGCAGCTCGCGCCGGTGTTCGGCTGGGAGCGGCCGCTCGGCCCGATGTACGCCTTCGTGGGCTTCGGCGGCGTCGCCAAGATGTCGTCGTCGCGCGGCGGAGCCCCGACGCCCTCGGATGCGCTCGCCGTCATGGAGGCTCCCGTGCTGCGCTGGCTCTACGCCCGCCGTCGCATGAACCAGTCCTTCGACGTTGCCTTCGGCTCCGAGCTGCAGCGCACCTACGACGAGTGGGATGCGCTGCAGCGCAAGGCCACGGCCGGCACAGCTGGCGACGCGGAGCTCGCCGCGCTCGAGCGCGCCACCTCGACGGCGCACGAGCGCCTGCCCGAGACGCCGCGCCGCGTCGCCTTCCGCACCCTCGCATCCGTCGTCGACCTCACCTTCGGCGACGAGGCGCAGGTGCTGCGCATCATCGGCGGACTCGACGCCGACGACCCGATCACCGAGCTCGACTCGCTGCGCCCGCGCCTCGACCGGGTCGAGACCTGGGTCGGCACCCACATGCCCGCCGAGGAGCACACGTCAGTGCGAGAGAGCCCCGACCGCGCGGCGCTCGACGCGCTCACCGAGACGGAGCGCGACGCCATCCGGCTGCTGCTCGACGGCGGCCAGGGGCTGCCCGCGATCGAGGAGGCGTGGACGCTCGACGGCCTCACCTTCCAGGTCTACGGCGTCGCCAAGGTGCAGCGCGGCCTCGAGCCCGGCGCCATGGTGAAGGGCGACAAGGAGCTCTCGGCCGCGCAGCGCGCCTTCTTCGCGCTGCTCTACCGCCTGCTCGTCGGCCGCGAGACCGGCCCACGCATCCCGACCCTGCTGCTCGCGATCGGCCGCGAGCGGGTGCGCGAGCTGCTGAGCTGA
- a CDS encoding amino-acid N-acetyltransferase, whose translation MTSAASAITVRPARTSDVRGMQTLIEPYVRRRILLGKELVTLFEAVQEFVVAERDGQLVGCGALHVLWEDLGEVRTIAAAEGAVGKGVGHAMLDALEERAATLGLTRLFCLTFETGFFGRHGYREVAEQVVEPDVFSELLRSIDGGVAEFLDLAHVKPNTLGNTRMLKQL comes from the coding sequence ATGACTTCCGCCGCATCTGCCATCACCGTGCGCCCCGCGCGCACGAGCGACGTCCGGGGCATGCAGACGCTCATCGAGCCCTACGTGCGACGCCGGATCCTGCTGGGCAAGGAGCTCGTGACGCTCTTCGAGGCGGTGCAGGAGTTCGTCGTCGCCGAGCGCGACGGGCAGCTGGTCGGCTGTGGCGCGCTGCACGTGCTGTGGGAGGACCTCGGAGAGGTGCGCACGATCGCGGCCGCCGAGGGTGCCGTCGGCAAGGGCGTCGGCCACGCGATGCTCGATGCCCTCGAGGAGCGCGCGGCGACGCTCGGCCTCACGCGGCTGTTCTGCCTCACCTTCGAGACCGGGTTCTTCGGCAGGCACGGCTATCGGGAGGTCGCCGAGCAGGTCGTCGAGCCCGATGTGTTCTCCGAGCTGCTGCGCTCGATCGACGGTGGAGTGGCCGAGTTCCTGGATCTTGCGCACGTGAAGCCCAACACCCTGGGCAACACGCGCATGCTCAAGCAGCTCTGA
- a CDS encoding bifunctional UDP-sugar hydrolase/5'-nucleotidase, with protein MNKHAKRTMAAGAACAVGIGALIVPTAAVAAPIIVDPETTAVVNLLHFNDFHGRLDADETVQFAGTIEQLRADYPSNSLLLSGGDNIGASNFVSASQQDEPTIDVLNALGVDAAAVGNHEFDQGVADLTGRVDALADFPYLSANVTLDGAPIGPSHATFEVDGLTVGVIGAVTRQTPSLVDGSGIAGVEFGDPITAVNDVAAQLTDGDAGNGEADVIVAEIHEGVDVRLDAGASQEEQSATLGSLGGFMESQVQELSADVDVVFNGHTHRIYSWLSPAPAGEGAQRAIMQSNEYGNLVGQVVLEVDRASGDVSVAEIANHERSTEEAATLAATYPRAAAVQTIVDEAIAQADVLGNVEVGTVSGPITVPLESNGNRSEESAAAQLVANMYRDQLADEARGGAQVGIVNPGGVRDSLLFEPTEPETEPGVVRLAEANTMLPFINNLWTITLTGAELDALLEQQWQRQADGSPVPEGTREYLQLGLSDNVTYVSDPSRELDDRVSDIRVDGAFVSPEQEIRIASASFLMGVGGGTPGDNFWAFAEGTDERDSGLVDQDALLAYLGDNSGIAPDYAVRHVDITGLPGEAVEEGSEVTISVAQLDRIRSTGAEASATADVVDAKGAVLGSAGVVVNEDETGAPLTTSAEITFEAAIVDQAAAAPVAEPVVQTYAIQTDGGTVVPFQLLVTPAADVTEPPVVTEPPTDEPTETPVPTAPAPGDDDGQAGGSGSLPQTGGEISPMLWVGAGLLVLIGAALLIVGRLRRAAE; from the coding sequence GTGAACAAGCACGCGAAGCGCACCATGGCGGCTGGAGCCGCCTGCGCCGTCGGCATCGGAGCGCTCATCGTCCCGACCGCCGCGGTGGCCGCGCCCATCATCGTCGATCCTGAGACAACGGCCGTCGTCAACCTGCTCCACTTCAACGACTTCCACGGCCGGCTCGATGCCGACGAGACCGTGCAGTTCGCTGGCACCATCGAGCAGCTGCGCGCGGACTACCCCTCGAACTCGCTGCTGCTCTCCGGTGGCGACAACATCGGCGCATCCAACTTCGTCTCCGCGTCGCAGCAGGATGAGCCGACCATCGACGTGCTCAACGCCCTCGGCGTGGACGCGGCCGCCGTCGGCAACCACGAGTTCGACCAGGGCGTCGCAGACCTGACCGGGCGCGTCGATGCGCTCGCCGACTTCCCCTACCTCTCCGCCAACGTGACGCTCGACGGTGCGCCGATCGGCCCCTCGCACGCGACCTTCGAGGTCGACGGCCTCACGGTCGGCGTGATCGGCGCCGTCACGCGCCAGACGCCCAGCCTGGTCGACGGCTCCGGCATCGCCGGTGTCGAGTTCGGCGACCCGATCACCGCGGTCAACGACGTCGCTGCACAGCTCACCGACGGCGATGCTGGCAACGGTGAGGCCGACGTGATCGTCGCCGAGATCCACGAGGGCGTCGACGTGCGGCTCGACGCGGGCGCCTCGCAGGAGGAGCAGAGCGCGACCCTCGGCTCGCTCGGCGGCTTCATGGAGTCGCAGGTGCAGGAGCTCTCCGCCGATGTCGACGTGGTCTTCAACGGCCACACGCACCGCATCTACTCGTGGCTCTCGCCCGCGCCCGCCGGTGAGGGCGCCCAGCGCGCCATCATGCAGTCGAACGAGTACGGCAACCTCGTCGGTCAGGTCGTGCTCGAGGTCGATCGCGCGAGCGGCGACGTCTCGGTCGCCGAGATCGCCAACCACGAGCGCTCGACCGAGGAGGCCGCGACGCTCGCGGCGACCTACCCGCGCGCCGCTGCCGTGCAGACGATCGTCGACGAGGCGATCGCGCAGGCCGATGTGCTCGGCAACGTCGAGGTCGGCACGGTCTCCGGCCCGATCACGGTGCCGCTCGAGTCCAACGGCAACCGCAGCGAGGAGTCGGCCGCGGCGCAGCTCGTCGCCAACATGTATCGCGATCAGCTCGCCGATGAGGCGCGCGGCGGGGCCCAGGTCGGCATCGTGAACCCCGGTGGTGTGCGCGACAGCCTGCTGTTCGAGCCCACCGAGCCCGAGACCGAGCCCGGCGTCGTGCGACTGGCCGAGGCCAACACGATGCTGCCGTTCATCAACAACCTCTGGACGATCACGCTCACCGGTGCAGAGCTCGACGCCCTGCTCGAGCAGCAGTGGCAGCGCCAGGCAGACGGCAGCCCCGTTCCGGAGGGCACCCGCGAGTACCTGCAGCTGGGGCTCAGCGACAACGTCACCTACGTCTCCGACCCCTCCCGCGAGCTCGACGACCGCGTCAGCGACATCCGTGTCGACGGCGCGTTCGTCTCGCCCGAGCAGGAGATCCGCATCGCCAGCGCCTCGTTCCTCATGGGCGTCGGCGGCGGCACTCCGGGCGACAACTTCTGGGCGTTCGCGGAGGGCACCGACGAGCGCGACTCCGGTCTCGTCGACCAGGATGCGCTGCTCGCGTACCTGGGCGACAACTCGGGCATCGCTCCCGACTACGCCGTGCGCCATGTCGACATCACGGGTCTGCCCGGCGAGGCCGTCGAGGAGGGCAGCGAGGTGACCATCTCGGTCGCGCAGCTCGACCGCATCCGCTCCACCGGTGCAGAGGCCTCGGCGACCGCAGACGTCGTCGACGCCAAGGGTGCCGTGCTCGGCTCGGCCGGTGTGGTCGTGAACGAGGATGAGACGGGCGCTCCCCTGACGACCTCTGCCGAGATCACCTTCGAGGCGGCGATCGTCGACCAGGCGGCAGCCGCTCCGGTCGCCGAGCCGGTCGTGCAGACCTACGCGATCCAGACCGACGGCGGCACGGTCGTGCCGTTCCAGCTGCTCGTGACGCCTGCCGCAGACGTCACGGAGCCGCCGGTCGTGACCGAGCCGCCGACCGACGAGCCGACCGAGACGCCAGTCCCGACGGCGCCGGCTCCCGGCGACGACGACGGCCAGGCTGGCGGCTCCGGCTCGCTGCCGCAGACCGGTGGCGAGATCTCGCCGATGCTGTGGGTCGGTGCCGGCCTGCTGGTGCTGATCGGCGCCGCGCTGCTCATCGTGGGCCGCCTGCGCCGCGCAGCGGAGTAG
- a CDS encoding CPBP family intramembrane glutamic endopeptidase — translation MTDQPTTPWDQPQGQQHPQGQQPQAGQQQYGQPPVAAPAPGSAQPQYGQPQYGQQPQQYGQQPQQQQYGQQPHYGQPQYGQHAQPGYAFQPPAPKRPALLPAALPMSDRSYAMAFQPLERRVGRWFLAWAIAIGFFFAGQVVALALMLPGLADFMLSLDPTNLPTDETELGLDFIEAVIGTPLGMAAVNMAWAAMIPGAIVAMAAFGKRAAGFASSVVGTWRWSVVARAALVIVPIFAVYIGISLWMDPSIEWEWNPNWGLVIAVLLTTPLQSTGEEFTFRGLLPQMMGGWRLHRYVPALVMLPAVLLVMLLQPATWWLSLLALVAAAVGPWVLTGRLGNAVWTGIATGLLFGAMHAHPSIAATLQLALVGFTCSMLTYRTGGLESASVLHTANNVFIMVPLALTGTSAFSGQPVAGEDWLSTAITAAALGLAYVAVHFTMRKVQRFTEGNPAADMLEPQPQVAPQQPMPVAAG, via the coding sequence GTGACCGATCAGCCCACGACGCCTTGGGACCAGCCGCAGGGCCAGCAGCATCCCCAAGGCCAACAGCCGCAGGCTGGCCAGCAGCAGTACGGGCAGCCGCCTGTCGCCGCACCAGCGCCGGGCTCCGCGCAGCCGCAGTACGGCCAGCCGCAGTATGGGCAGCAGCCGCAGCAGTATGGGCAGCAGCCGCAGCAGCAGCAGTACGGGCAGCAGCCGCACTACGGCCAGCCGCAGTACGGGCAGCACGCGCAGCCCGGCTACGCGTTCCAGCCGCCCGCGCCGAAGCGGCCTGCGCTGCTGCCCGCCGCGCTGCCGATGTCGGACCGCTCCTACGCCATGGCCTTCCAGCCGCTCGAGCGTCGCGTCGGCCGCTGGTTCCTCGCTTGGGCGATCGCCATCGGCTTCTTCTTCGCCGGCCAGGTGGTCGCGCTCGCACTGATGCTCCCCGGCCTGGCCGACTTCATGCTCTCGCTCGACCCGACCAACCTGCCGACCGACGAGACGGAGCTCGGGCTCGACTTCATCGAGGCCGTGATCGGCACGCCGCTGGGCATGGCCGCCGTCAACATGGCATGGGCCGCGATGATCCCCGGGGCGATCGTCGCGATGGCCGCCTTCGGCAAGCGCGCCGCAGGCTTCGCCTCGAGCGTCGTCGGCACCTGGCGCTGGAGCGTCGTCGCCCGCGCCGCCCTCGTGATCGTGCCGATCTTCGCGGTCTACATCGGCATCTCGCTCTGGATGGACCCATCGATCGAGTGGGAGTGGAACCCCAACTGGGGCCTCGTCATCGCCGTGCTGCTGACCACGCCGCTGCAGTCCACCGGCGAGGAGTTCACCTTCCGCGGCCTGCTGCCGCAGATGATGGGCGGCTGGCGCCTGCACCGCTACGTGCCCGCGCTCGTCATGCTGCCCGCGGTGCTGCTCGTGATGCTGCTGCAGCCCGCGACCTGGTGGCTCTCGCTGCTGGCGCTCGTCGCGGCGGCCGTCGGTCCCTGGGTGCTCACCGGTCGCCTCGGCAACGCCGTCTGGACCGGCATCGCCACCGGTCTGCTCTTCGGCGCCATGCACGCGCATCCGTCGATCGCGGCGACGCTCCAGCTCGCCCTCGTGGGCTTCACCTGCTCGATGCTCACGTACCGCACCGGCGGGCTCGAGTCGGCCTCAGTGCTGCACACGGCGAACAACGTGTTCATCATGGTGCCGCTCGCGCTCACCGGCACGTCGGCCTTCTCTGGGCAGCCCGTGGCGGGCGAGGACTGGCTCTCGACTGCCATCACGGCGGCCGCGCTCGGCCTGGCCTACGTCGCGGTGCACTTCACGATGCGCAAGGTGCAGCGGTTCACCGAGGGGAACCCGGCCGCCGACATGCTCGAGCCGCAGCCGCAGGTCGCACCCCAGCAGCCGATGCCGGTGGCGGCAGGCTGA